Part of the Candidatus Purcelliella pentastirinorum genome is shown below.
TGATATAATGTTAGCAGGAGCTTCTGAAAAAGCAAGTACTCCATTAGGAATTGGAGGCTTCAATGCAGCTAGAGCATTATCAACAAGAAATCATGATCCAAAAGGTGCTAGCAGGCCATGGGATGAAGAAAGAGATGGTTTCGTATTAGGTGATGGTGCTGGTATTCTAATGCTAGAAGAATTACAACATGCAAAAAAAAGAAATGCCAAAATATATGCAGAAATAGTTGGATTTGGTATGAGTAGTGATGCATATCATATTACATCTCCTCCAAAATATGGAGATGGTGCAGCACAATCTATGATAAATGCTCTTAAAGATGCTAAAATAAATACTGATAAAATAGGATATATAAATGCACATGCAACATCAACAATAAATGGAGATAGAGCGGAAGCTATAGCAATAAAAAATATTTTTAAAAAAAATAAAATATATATAAGCTCCACTAAATCAATGACTGGGCACCTATTAGGAGCATCAGGTGCAATAGAATCAATATATTCAATATTAGCATTAAAAAAACAAATAATACCACCAACAATAAATCTAAACAAAACTGATGAAAATTATGGATTAGATTTTGTACCAAATTATGCTCGTCAAATAAAAAATTTAAAATATAGTTTATGTAATTCATTCGGCTTCGGAGGAACAAATGCATCTATTATATTTAAAAAATATGATTAAACCTAAAAATAAATTTATAAACTTTATAATTAATAACAAATAATTTAAAAAAATAAATGAAAGGAAAATTTATAGTTATTGAAGGATTAGAAGGCTCAGGTAAAACAACTGCAATTAAATATATAATAAACATATTAAAAAAAAATGGAATTTTAAAATTAAAAAAAACAAGAGAACCTGGTAGTACATTACTAAATGAAAATTTGAGAAAATTAATTAAACACAGTATAAAAAATGAAATAATTAATAAAAACACTGAATTGTTAATATTATATGCTGCTAGAATACAATTAGTAGAAACAATAATAAAACCAAATTTAAATAAGGGTACATGGATTATAGGTGATAGACATAATATGTCATCAATTGCATATCAAACAGGTGGAAGAAAAATTGATAAAAAAATAACAAAAACATTAACAAACCTATTCTTAAAAGATTTTAAACCAGATTTAACAATTTACTTAGATGTTATACCAGAAATCGGATTAAATAGAATTAAAAATAGAAAAAAAAAAGATAGAATAGAAAAAGAATCCTTAAATTTTTTTTATAGAACTAGAAAATGTTATTTAAAAATAATAAAAAAACAGAAAAACTTAATATTTATAAATGCAAACAATAAAATAAAACATGTACAAAAAAAAATAAAATTAATTATAAAAAATTGGATTAAAAAAAATAATTCATGAAAAATTATCCATGGCTGAAAAATACATACAGTAATATTATAAATTATTATAAATCAAAATATAAAAAAAACACTATTCTTATTTCATCAACAATAGATTTAGGAATAAACATATTATCCTATAATATAGGTAAATGGATTCTGTGTTCAAACAAAAAAAAAATAAATTATTGTAATCAATGTATTAATTGTATATTAATGCAACAAAAAAATAATCCAAATTACTATAAAATAACAACAAATAACAAAAATAAAAAAATTAACAAAAAAGAAATAAATACTATATTTAATAATATATATAATTTAATTGAAAATAATTATAAAAAAATTGTATTCATAGAAGAAATAGAATATTTTAAAAAATATATAAATAATACCTTCATTGACAATTTAATAAAACCTCAAAAAAATACTTATTTTATACTAAACACAAATAATTTAATAAATATAAAAAAACAAATAAATAATAAAATTACAATATGGAAAATAATAAATCCAAATAAAAAAATATGTATAGATTGGATACAAAAAAAAACAAAAATAAAAAAAAAAAAATGTTCAATAGCATTAAAATTATCTGAAAAATCACCATTAAAAGCATTAAATATATTAAATAAAAAATATTGGAAAAACAGAAAAAAATTAGAAATAAAATTAATAGAAATATTAAATAAGGAAAATAAATTAGACTTACTAACTAATTTAAATAATTTAGAAAATATTGAAATCATAAAATGGATATGTGCTATACTTATGGATGCAATAAAATGGAAATACAAAGCATATGATATAATAATTAATAATGATCAATATACATTAATAAAAACTTTATCTAAAAATCTATCGATTTTTTCAATATATAAAAGTATAAAAATTTGGATAAAATATATAAATTTATTTGAAATAAATACTGTAAATAAAAAATCAACATTAATAACATCCATACTAAATTGGGAAAATTTTTTATTAAAAAATAAAAAAATTAATAAATGTATAAATAATTAAATCAAAATTTAAGAAAATTAATCTATAAAGATTATAGCTTTAAGGAAAATTGATATATGTATAAAAATATATTTATCAACTTGCAAAAAATAGGTAAATCACTAATGTTACCAGTATCAGTATTACCATTAGCTGGTATATTATTAGGGATAGGATCTTCTAACTTAAGCTTTTTACCATACATAATTTCTAAAATTATGGCGGAAACAGGAGGTTCAATTTTTATAAACATGCCATTAATATTCTCTATAGGAGTTGCATTAGGGTTTACTAAAAATAATGGAGTTTCTGCATTGGCAGCAGTAATATCATATATAATTATAAATAAAACATTATCAATAATTTCAAATGATTTACATATAACAAAACAAATTTATGATACAGGAGTAATAGGAGGTATTATAGCTGGATCATTATCAGCAATTATATTCAATAAATTTCATATGATAAAATTACCGGAATATATAGGTTTTTTTAGTGGAAATCGTTTTGTACCAATCATGTCCGGTGTGTCATCCATTTTAATTGGAATAATATTATCATTTATATGGGCACCAATAGGTAAAACAATAGAAAACTTTTCACATTGGGCAGCATATCAAAATCCAATAATAGCTTTTAGTATTTATGGTGTAGTAGAGAGAGCACTAATACCTTTTGGATTACATCATATCTGGAATGTTCCATTTCAAATGCAAGTAGGTAATTTCATAAATCATCTAGGACAAACCTTTCACGGAGATATACCCAGATATATGGCTGGAGACATAACAGCAGGAAAATTATCAGGAGGTTATTTATTTAAAATGTATGGATTACCTGCAGCAGCTATAGCAATATGGAAATCAGCAAAAAAAGAAAACCAAAAAAAAATAGCAGGTATAATGTTATCTGGCGCACTAACAGCATTTTTAACAGGTATTACAGAACCAATAGAATTTACATTTTTATTTGTAGCTCCCATATTATATATAATTCATTCAATTTTATCTGGATTAGCTTTCGCTATATGTATAATATTAAATATGCGTAACGGAATAAGTTTTTCTCATGGTTTAATAGATTTTATTTTATTAAGTAATAATGGAAATAAATTATGGCTATTTCCTATAATAGGAAGTTTTTACTCAATACTATATTATAGTATCTTTAAAATAATAATAATTAAATTTGATTTAAAAACACCAGGAAGAGAGATATCAAATATCAAGATTAAATACAACACACAAAAAGATATAAATTTTATAATAAAATTAATTAATTCGCTAGGTGGTAAAGAAAATATCATTAATATAGATGCATGTATTACAAGATTAAGAATAGA
Proteins encoded:
- the fabF gene encoding beta-ketoacyl-ACP synthase II: MSKRRVVITGMGILTPVGNNVKTNWKSIISGKSGIDYINHFNITKHKTHFAGLIKNFIFDKTINIKNIKKIDKFIQYGIMAGHQAIKDSGIQINNHNVNRIGVAVGSGIGGLGSIEYNHKILIEKGPKKISPFFVPSTIVNMISGYLTIIYGIKGPTIAITTACTSGIHNIGQSFRIITHNDADIMLAGASEKASTPLGIGGFNAARALSTRNHDPKGASRPWDEERDGFVLGDGAGILMLEELQHAKKRNAKIYAEIVGFGMSSDAYHITSPPKYGDGAAQSMINALKDAKINTDKIGYINAHATSTINGDRAEAIAIKNIFKKNKIYISSTKSMTGHLLGASGAIESIYSILALKKQIIPPTINLNKTDENYGLDFVPNYARQIKNLKYSLCNSFGFGGTNASIIFKKYD
- the tmk gene encoding dTMP kinase; the encoded protein is MKGKFIVIEGLEGSGKTTAIKYIINILKKNGILKLKKTREPGSTLLNENLRKLIKHSIKNEIINKNTELLILYAARIQLVETIIKPNLNKGTWIIGDRHNMSSIAYQTGGRKIDKKITKTLTNLFLKDFKPDLTIYLDVIPEIGLNRIKNRKKKDRIEKESLNFFYRTRKCYLKIIKKQKNLIFINANNKIKHVQKKIKLIIKNWIKKNNS
- a CDS encoding DNA polymerase III subunit delta' C-terminal domain-containing protein produces the protein MKNYPWLKNTYSNIINYYKSKYKKNTILISSTIDLGINILSYNIGKWILCSNKKKINYCNQCINCILMQQKNNPNYYKITTNNKNKKINKKEINTIFNNIYNLIENNYKKIVFIEEIEYFKKYINNTFIDNLIKPQKNTYFILNTNNLINIKKQINNKITIWKIINPNKKICIDWIQKKTKIKKKKCSIALKLSEKSPLKALNILNKKYWKNRKKLEIKLIEILNKENKLDLLTNLNNLENIEIIKWICAILMDAIKWKYKAYDIIINNDQYTLIKTLSKNLSIFSIYKSIKIWIKYINLFEINTVNKKSTLITSILNWENFLLKNKKINKCINN
- the ptsG gene encoding PTS glucose transporter subunit IIBC, with the translated sequence MYKNIFINLQKIGKSLMLPVSVLPLAGILLGIGSSNLSFLPYIISKIMAETGGSIFINMPLIFSIGVALGFTKNNGVSALAAVISYIIINKTLSIISNDLHITKQIYDTGVIGGIIAGSLSAIIFNKFHMIKLPEYIGFFSGNRFVPIMSGVSSILIGIILSFIWAPIGKTIENFSHWAAYQNPIIAFSIYGVVERALIPFGLHHIWNVPFQMQVGNFINHLGQTFHGDIPRYMAGDITAGKLSGGYLFKMYGLPAAAIAIWKSAKKENQKKIAGIMLSGALTAFLTGITEPIEFTFLFVAPILYIIHSILSGLAFAICIILNMRNGISFSHGLIDFILLSNNGNKLWLFPIIGSFYSILYYSIFKIIIIKFDLKTPGREISNIKIKYNTQKDINFIIKLINSLGGKENIINIDACITRLRIDLKKITKINENKLKELGAAGIIKIGNGLQLIFGTKSDNIKTAIEKYIKKN